ATTAAATTGCCGTCTGAACTTGGTTTTTCATTGCATCTGCTTGGGTTTGTTTGTTAAACGGTCCCATGCGTACTACATATTGATTCTTCTGTTTAACCATAATTACTTTGTGGTTACTGTCGGCAGATTTCAAATGGTTTTGGGTTTTGCCGAGATAGCTTTTGGCTTCTTTTTCGCTGGCGAAACTTTTCAGGCTGACGTAAATATTGCGTGAGCCGTTTTTAGCCACATTTTCTTGTATTCCTTTTTGCAAATGTTCTTTAGCACCCGGAATAATTTGCTCTACGCGTACATTTGCCGTGCCTTGGCTGAGAAAGCCGAGTTTGTGTGCAGCAGCTTTGGAAACGTCGATAATGCGGTTGCCGTGGAAGGGGCCACGGTCGTTAATGCGCACGATAACGGTTTTTCCGTTAGATAAATTGGTTACTTTAGCGTAACTGGGGATGGGAAGGGTTTTGTGTGCGGCGGTCATCATGTTCATGTCGAACCGCTCGCCGTTAGAGGTTTTACGGCCATGGAATTGGCTGCCATACCAAGATGCTCTGCCCGTTTGATTAAAGCTGGCTACTTTTTGAATAGGGTAATAGCGTTTACCTGCCACTTTATAGCTGAGATTGGCGCTTTTATGCAGTTTTTCCGCCTTTACTGCAGCGTTGGGAACCAATGCCGCATCGGCTTTAGTTTTGCCTACGGCTGTTCGGATACCGTCGGAGCCGGCAGATGCTGGGTTGAGGAAAAACGTACCGAGTGCCAATGCGGCAAACGTACCTGTGAAGAAAGTATTTTTGGCTTTAGTCAAAACGGGTTCCAATTCTTGAGTTAATAACGCAGTGTTCCGGTTGTTATTATTATGATATGGAACAAACATCCCGAGAACGAATGCAAGGTTTCATCCAGCTGCTGTCAAAATCGGGACGTTTTTTTTCAGACGGCCTTTTAAATAAAGCGGTTTATTACCGGCAATATATTTTAAAGTCCGCCTTGAAAATCGTTTTGCCGCCATGCTTCAAACAGCATTACGGCCACTGTATTCGACAGATTCATGCTGCGGCTTTCCGGCAGCATAGGCAGCCGCAATTTTTGTTCTTGCGGCAGACTGTCGAGTATTTCTGCGGGTAATCCGCGTGTTTCCGGACCGAATAAAAACACATCGCCTTTTTGAAAGGCTGCTTGATCCGGACGGGCTTTCCCTTTGGTTGTTAAGGCAAAGATTCGCCTGCCGGACAACGCCTTCAGGCAATCTTCAAAATTCTCGTGTACCGTCAGTTTTGCAAACTCGTGATAATCCAGTCCGGCTCTTTTCATTTTGGTCGAATCCAGCGGGAAACCGAGAGGTTTGACCAAGTGCAAATCGGCACCGGTATTGGCGCAAAGGCGGATGATATTACCGGTATTCGGCGGGATTTCAGGTTGGTATAAAACGACAGTAAACATATCAAATCAATTATTTAAGGTTCACACTATGCCGTAAAACGGCAGTATCAGTCAAAAAGTTTTTTCTATTTTTTCCATTGCGGTCGCGCCAACGTCCAACAGAAAATCTGTTCCGCGCCCGACTTTTTCAGCGTTTGCGCCAATTCGGTTAATGTTGCGCCGGTGGTCACAACATCGTCAATTAACAATATCTTACGTCTTTCGACAACTTTATTTGCAACTTGAAAGGCTTTCACGATATTACGCTGCCGTTCGCTGCTTTTCAGCGTACTTTGCGGCGGCCTGTGCAGACGGGTAACCGTATTATGCGGTAAAACCGGAAGCCGGTAATGTCTGCCCAACAGCCTTGCCAGTTCATCGCATTGGTTGAATCCTCTGAACAAACGCCTCTCCTTGCTCAAGGGCATGGCTAAAATGCAGTCTATCAGGCCGTCTGAAAGCCAATCGGGCGGATGGCTCTTCATCAGCGCGGCCAAAGGCGGCAACATACTTAAATCGGCTTTATGCTTGAACGCCTGAATCATGTTGCTTAACGGGGGCTCATAATACACGCTTGCCCATAAGCGCTCAAACGGCGGAGGACGGTTTTGGCATTGGCCGCATACCGCTCCGCCCGTGCTGTGTCCCGCACAACGCGGACAGCTGTTGCCGCTATCGGTGTATAAGTCCGACAGATCCTCTGCGCAAAACCGGCAGAGGCCGTCTGAATGATCCGAATCATGGCATAATACACATCGTTTTGCGGACAACAGTTTCCGCCACCAAGAGAGAATGTTCATGCAGCAATCCGCGAAAAAAGTTTATCTGATACACGGCTGGGCGGCTAATCGTCATGTATTTGACGACTTGGTTCTGCGCCTGCCCGACAACTGGGATATAGAGACTTTAAACCTGCCCGGCCACGGTGACGCTCCGTT
Above is a genomic segment from Neisseria weaveri containing:
- a CDS encoding septal ring lytic transglycosylase RlpA family protein, translated to MTKAKNTFFTGTFAALALGTFFLNPASAGSDGIRTAVGKTKADAALVPNAAVKAEKLHKSANLSYKVAGKRYYPIQKVASFNQTGRASWYGSQFHGRKTSNGERFDMNMMTAAHKTLPIPSYAKVTNLSNGKTVIVRINDRGPFHGNRIIDVSKAAAHKLGFLSQGTANVRVEQIIPGAKEHLQKGIQENVAKNGSRNIYVSLKSFASEKEAKSYLGKTQNHLKSADSNHKVIMVKQKNQYVVRMGPFNKQTQADAMKNQVQTAI
- the trmL gene encoding tRNA (uridine(34)/cytosine(34)/5-carboxymethylaminomethyluridine(34)-2'-O)-methyltransferase TrmL, with product MFTVVLYQPEIPPNTGNIIRLCANTGADLHLVKPLGFPLDSTKMKRAGLDYHEFAKLTVHENFEDCLKALSGRRIFALTTKGKARPDQAAFQKGDVFLFGPETRGLPAEILDSLPQEQKLRLPMLPESRSMNLSNTVAVMLFEAWRQNDFQGGL
- a CDS encoding ComF family protein, with the protein product MNILSWWRKLLSAKRCVLCHDSDHSDGLCRFCAEDLSDLYTDSGNSCPRCAGHSTGGAVCGQCQNRPPPFERLWASVYYEPPLSNMIQAFKHKADLSMLPPLAALMKSHPPDWLSDGLIDCILAMPLSKERRLFRGFNQCDELARLLGRHYRLPVLPHNTVTRLHRPPQSTLKSSERQRNIVKAFQVANKVVERRKILLIDDVVTTGATLTELAQTLKKSGAEQIFCWTLARPQWKK